The Spiroplasma corruscae DNA window TTAAATCTTTTACATCATCTTTAGAAAACTCTAAGATTGGTGATAGTTGATAATCATCACCTACTAATATTATTTTTTCTACATACGGTAAGTATCTTAAAACTTCTGTGATTGGGCATTTAGAAACTTCGTCAATAATTAATCACTTAAAGTTTTCTAATACTTGATAACCTTTTCTTCCAGAAATTGCAGTTGTAGTTGTTGTTGCGCCAATCACATAATAATCATCTGGTAACTTTTCAGTAAATGATATTTTCTTCTCTCCCTTAAATTTTTTATAATCATTTAATATGTTATTTTTGATCTCTTCATTTTGATAATCATTAATGTATTCTTCAAATTTTGAAGCTCATGTATCAAATAAAGTTTCATCAATATTATTTAAATCATATCTATTATATTTATTTGTAATTCTTCTCGGAATAACTGGGTCTTTATTCTCAACTAATTTATCCAGTACATTATCAATAGCAATGTGTGTTTGAGATGAGATAATGACTCTCTCTTTTAATTCTTTTGTAATGTATTGGATTATTGAGTTAATAACATGAGTTTTTCCGGTACCTGGAGGACCTTTTATCAATGTAATCGGATTTGAATCAATACCTTTTAGGAATGCTTTTGTTTGAGAAATGTTCAATCCTTTAGTATATAGTTCAATATTATTTATTTTATTATAGATTGTTTCATTTGGCATTTTTGCATCACCAATTAAATATTCTAATAAATTAATTGCGGTTCCACTATTACCTTCTTCAATTAGTTTTAATGAATTTTCAATTGACTCAATTTTTATTTGTTGACCTTTATCATATAATAATAAATATTTGAAATCTATTTCTTTATCATAACTAACACTTAGAACTAAGCTATCTCTATCTTCTTTTATATATATTAATTCAACTTGAACTAATCCATTAATATTATTTGAATTAACTTCACTATAATTACTCAGGAATAAATTTTCTTTTTGTCTAGTTATTTTTTTATATATATTAGTTTTCTTTTTTACTCTTATTTTTTTTAATGTAAGTATATCTTTTTGAATTGATTTATTAATGTTCTCCTTAGAAGAAGGAATTGTATAACCGATTAATATTTCATTATTATCATATACTGGTTCGAAATCTTTATAAATTGTTTGTAACTCATTATTATTATTAAATAATTCTTTACAAGTTGAACTAATAAAATATTCTTTTTTAGATACGTTTTCAATCACAAAATTATCATTATTATTTATTTCATTATATAGTTCTTTATAGTATTTAAATATATCCATAAAATCAGAGAATTGAGATATATTGAAAACAAAATCCTTACTATTGATTAAACTCTCAAATAAAGTTCTTAATTCTTCAATACTACTTGGCTCTAAATCATTAAAACTAATTGATTTAGTAAAACCTTTTGTTTGTTCATACGATTTATTTTTGAACACTTTATACTTATAAATAAACATATTAGCACCTAATGGTGTTCTATAATCACAACTTAATGAAGCATATAAAACTAATAATCCAACTGATAATTTTATTATTACTTCTACATCTTTTATTTCTTTAATTAAATCTGGATATTTTAAATCTTTTTCAATAATTATTTTTTTTGTAGTTATTTTAGAATTAATAAAAGAATTTTGTTTTAATTCAGTTTTGATAATTTTAAATTCCTCAACATTATCAAGGAACTTTGCATTTGTTAATTTGAATTTAATCATTGTTGAACCTCTTTTTTACAATATAATTCTGATATTTTATTTTTATTATACCTATATAATCTTTCACTTTTATCTGTTCTTCTTTTATACAATTTTTTATTTGTTTTTAGTTTGTTAATTCTAGTGTAATTTTTTTCATCTAACATTCTATCAGTAAATAAATTTAGTCTAGATCTAGTTTTTCTTTCTTTAAAATAAATGTCATTCTTCAATGCTGCTTTATATAACTCATATTCTGCTTTTAAAATTAATCTTGGTTTTTCCAAACATCAATCTTTATGGTCTTTCTTAATACCTCTAATTTCTTTAGCTTTGTGACTAGCTTCTTTAAAACTATATGCAATTATAGGTAAATAAATAGCAAGATATTTATTTCTCCCAACATGACCAAATTTACATAATATTAAATAGTATTTTTTGATAGTATCACCTTCCTAAATTTGTAATCAAAAAAAATAACGTCTTATTTTGTTTTTTTTGTTAGGTGTACAACCTACTCAGATTTAAAAACCTTTTTGGGTGTATGGACTTTATTAAAAAGTTCCTTCGTTTTGCATAATTATAATAACATATAGAAAATAAAAAGCAAACATAAATATTTACTTTTTTTAATTTCTTTTAAATGGGTGTACACCTAGTTGTGCAAAACGAAGGAAATACACCCTTGGTTTTTACGTTTTGCAAGTTAATTATAACTTAAAGTACACTTAATGTCTATAAAAAAATAAAATTTAAACGTTAATCTAACAATATCAATATTAATTTATTTTTGTATTTTTTGATTCTAGCATTTCTAAATTTATAAGTAAAATCGATATCATAATTATTTAAAATGTTCTCTTTAACTTTTGATTATAGTTCACTTATTTTTAAAAAGTTGTTATCAAATACTATATATAATCAATAATTTGAATCAAATATCACTTCGTCTTGATTTTAATATAATCATCTTATTAATATCATAGGTTCATTTTTAATAATATCTTTATAGTTACCTAATTTTGACAATTAATCTTTTAATTTTTGACCCACTGACTTAGATACATTTTAATCATACATAACACCATTAATATAAAGTTATCAGATTTATTATGAACTAATGTAGGGATAATATCTTCATAAAATTAAAAAATTACACAATCAATTTAATCATTCCTAAAAGTATTTATTTTTTTTTATTTTTCTAAACTTCTTAACAGAGATAGTTAAAATTTCATCTTTTTCTTCTTCTGCTAGTTCATCTTTTCTATTTAAAACATTAACATAATAATCAAAACCATTTGCATTGAAAGGTCAATTTATATCATAACCATAATATTTGTGGTAATCATCCATTGCAATATTCATTTTACAAAAAGAGTCTTTACCATATTTATATTCGTTTCTTAACTCGGTGAATAGTTTTTATAAATATCACAAAGTATTATGATATCCTTTAAAATAATTAAAATTCGGTATTTTCTTTATAACCATCAAACAATATGCTTGTACATAACTATAATATTGAATATCATTAACAATAAAATTATAATTATATTTCTTAAATTGTTCTGAAACATCACTTGTTCCAGAAAAAATATAACAAAATAATTTTACTTCCTTTGTTATATTATTTGCTTATCAATCACTTCTTCAATATAATTTAATAATCTCTTTTTTAACCAAGATACTACAAAACACTAACTTCATAATTACTATTTTAAATATTAATATATAAAAATAATTATATATAATATAACTCTATATAATATATATTTTTTTAGTTATCAAAAATCTCTTCTAATGTTAAATTTTTAAATGAAAATAAATTAACTTCATAAGTAACTTCTTTAATCAAATCAGAATGATTTTCAATATATGGAATTTCTTTTGTGTCTATAAACTTAAGAATAACATTCTTATGATCGAACCTAACAAGAGTTCTATTATCATGTGATTTCTTTATTTCCTCAAAGGTATCTTTAATCTCGCTTGCTAATTGAGGAATTTTTAAAAATCAATCAATTAAATCGATTACAGTTTGTCCGCTTTTTTTTACTAATTTAATACTTACAGCTGCATAATAATCATTTATATTTTTATTAACTTGGTCATTTTTCATCTTAAACATTCCATCTTGGCTTGTTGTAGTCTTAACTTCAATATTAATATTTTTATTATTATGATCAATTTGAAAATCTGTTTTTGAAGTAAACTTTTTACTTTTAATATTTTCAATGTGATAAGAACTTGAAAGTTCGTTTAAATATTTTTGGTTTTTTTGTATAACCAATAACTCTCCAATTAAACCTATTTGAAACTTTTTATCTATTTTTCAAACAACTCCAAATATATTTTCTAATTCACAAACAATATCATAAATACTATTTTCAGTTGCTTGTTGTAAAAATATTTCATAAATCATTCTAGCTATTTTTTCTGGGCAATTTTTCACTAAAAAAATTATTTCTGCATCTGTTTTAGTATCGTCAATCTCAAGTAATAATCTATCAGATGGGAAACCAATTGCTCTTTCATCTTCTTTAGCTGCTACACCTATTCCACTAATTGATGGGTAATATGAGAAGTTGGGTTTATTAAGAGTCTTAACACCCTTTGGTAAGTTACTAAAATCTTTGATTTGTTTTAATATAAAATATTGATTTGAACTTTGTATTTTGCCTCAAGCAAATCCATTTGAGTTTTCTAAAATATTAATGTTTTCCATACTTAACTTGTTCATTTCAAAGACATTGTTTTAAACAATTCTTCTATTTTCTCCTTTTTTCCAGAATTATGTTCATATAATTTACTATACATATCTCTTATATTACTTTCTAAATAATAAATCTCTTCATAAAATTTTTTAGCTACTTTAGTTACAAATATTTTCATTTCTTTAATGAATTGTTCTCTGTACCCAAACCACCTTGCTCTTTGTAACAATGTGTCTGATGTCAGATTATTTGGTGAAGCGTGATTTATCATAATTTGATACAATAAATTATCAAATGTAATACCTCTTGATAATAAATTACCACCAATAATTATTTCTGGTGTATCTTCTCTAATATAATTAATTCCTTCAATCGTATACTTAACTTTTAATGCATTTAAATATAATTTAAATTCTTTTAATTCATCTCCACCAACATGATTTAAAAAAAAGTCATCTTTTTCAATTTTTATTAAATTTACAATAAATCTAAAATAAGTGGCTAGGTTTTTTATCTTATTTTTACTACTATCAACATTTATTAAAAACTGAAAATTTCTTGAATACTTAAAACATATACATAGAAAATCTGTAATAGTATTTTTCATAAAATTATTCAATTTTTCGTTGTTATAACTAATATTTTTTAAACCTTCTACTAAGTTTTCCTCAAGCTCAATATAACTATTATTATCAATAAATTCTTTTAATCCACAATAACTTTTAGAAGAACTTAATGGCACTAAATAATCTGGAGTTAATGAATCTGTATATGATAATAAATTTGCGTAAGGTGTAGCTGTAACAGAAAAATATAATTTATTTTTTGTTTTATAACTTAGTAATTTGTCAATATTTGTATTAACTGTTCTATCTACTTTGCTTTTCTCGGAAGAAGCTTCGTCTGCTTCGTCATCTATTATAATAATCTTTCAATCTTCATAATCAACTTCTGATAAATCTTGAAAATTTTTAAGTAGATTGGAAATGTTTTGTTTAATCCCATACAAGAATTGACAATTTTCTGATTTAAGAAAAAAATTATTTAGTTCTTTAAAATCTTTGAAACTACAATCCTTATTAGATTCCTTGAATCTACTTACGTTTTGTATATTTAAATTATTTTTTGTACCAGTAAATAATATAAATTTATTAAATCCTTTATCTCTTAACATAGATGTTAAAAATATCATATTATTTGTTTTACCTGATTGAACTTCACCAAATAATAAAACTTTTTGTATACTTTTATTAAGATCTATGCATTTGATAACTTTATCCATATTAACTTCAATAACATCACTTAATAAGTTAATGCCATACGAAGGATTATCTTTTATAAATTTATCCTTTGTTAAATTAAAAGTTTTCTCTGGAATGAATTTTGTTTCTCTTTTTATTGATTTATCAATAATTAATCTTGCTTTACTAGTCGACATTATGTAAAATCTCCACTATTTGAAATATTTTATTTAATCTTTCTTTATCGCTCTTGCATGTTGAAAGAGAACATAATATTAAATTTATGATTGGGTTAATCAACACCAATAAAGATTCATCTTTGATACCTTTCTTGAATCCATAAAAGTCTTTGTTAACATGAAGTATTAGTAACTGAACCCCATCTAAAATAGAACTTTCAACCTTAAAAATTCTTAAATTATCATTATCAAATTCAGTGTTATTAATATTATAAGTTAGGTTGTATAAAGTATTAGCAGTCTCTAATTCTCTAACAGAAAACGAACTAATAGTTCTCTCGTCATCATTATCCGGGTCAATCATAGTTAATTCTTTTGGAATAACATCAAATTTTTCTAGTGTTTTATTTTTATTAACAATTTCTGAAAATCTTTCAATTTCTTGTTTTATTTCTTTATCACTTTTAACTTGTTCATCCTTATGAAAAATTAATTCAAGCATTTCTCTAAATATAGGTTCAAGGTTGCTTTTGAATACTGATATAATATTTTTTTCGATATCTTCTTTAACAGTGCCGTGAAAACCCATTTTATTATTATCAACTCTAAATATCTTTTTATCATCCAGTTCAATTTCACCGATAAATCTATTATTTATATAATAACTTTTATTTGATAACGCTTTGTCAAATGATAATCATGTTAGAGTATTAAGTTTTGAATTAGGACCAGCGATAATTGCTCTTCCATCTTGATAAACAGATAACCCATTATATTTTAATAATGCATCATTCTTACCAATAAATCCAAATATAAACGGAATCTTGTAATTTTTATACTCATTTTCAGCTAATGCAATTTTACACTCAAATTTAAATTCTTCTTGCTTTTCAAATTTCTCAAATATATCACCGTATGTAAGACCTACAAAACCAACATTATCTTGTAATTTATTTTCATAAGCTTTTTTTAATATGTTATATCTTTCTTTATATTCTCTTGTTGTATTTATATTTTTTCCAGGAGCATATTCATAATCATTTTTCCCAAAGCTTGATATAAATGAGTTAGGGATCATCGCTTTTGTAATGTCTATACTTTTACCATTAGACATCTCTTCATTACCTTTTTTATTAATAAAACTCAAATTAATAGACAACATTCCTTTTCTCAAGAATCTAGCATATCTACATGCTATTTGTTCTTCTAAGGCTTTTCCTGTATTTTTTTCACCTTTTCTAAACATTTTTGCATCATATCTACCCGCATGAACTGATTTTAAGTGTAATTTATCAATTTTTATAATAGTACCATTTTTATAATCAAACTTATAACCTGATTCCTTTGATATATCAATATTTTTTACATCTGTAAAATAAAAATCCTCATCTTTTAATTCATCAACATCTAGAGTTAATGAGTAGGCAAAATTATCATTTATATGCTTAGTGTATATTCTTAATCTTTTTCCAAATCAAATGGAAGCCATTTTCATCCCAACACCAAACATGTTTAAAGAATCACCTTGTTCATACTCAGACTTACCATTTTTAATTGCAATGTCTCTTTTATCATATGGTATTCCACAAGCATCATCAGCAATTATCATGTATTCATCCTTTAAATTTACTATAACGTTAACGTTAACATGCTGTTGATTATAATCAAGAGCGGATTGAATTGAATTATCGATAAATTCTGAAATCATATATATATGACTTGTTGTTTTATCAATATATCCTAGAAACTCTCTATTAGTTCTAGGTATTTTATTTTTGTTTTCATGCATTTCTTTCACTCTCCATTGTTAAGTTTACTTTATTATATATTTTTTCTATTGAATTTTTATCCTTTTTAAGTGCATTTTTTACAATATCAAATAATTCATTTATTAAACCTATTTCTTCATCTGAAATAACTTCTACTCCAAAGTTTTTCATATTATCATTCAATTCTTGAATTTTACTTAATAATTTAGTTCTATATGAAAGCGTGTACGGTCCTAAACCGACAGTTGTTAATTTATTGTTATTTTTATTCTTATTTAACTTTATTACTATGTTTTCTGGTAATGTAATATCATTTTCGTTATATGGATTTATAACATTATTATTAACAAGTTCTTTATACTTATCCTCAGTTAATACTTTAATAAATTTACCTTCTCATGATAATTGGTCATTTTTATTATCATATTCACCATATATTATTTTATTTCTGCCTTCTTTTTTTGGCAAAAAATATACTCCATCTTTTTCTTTTAAATCCATAAATCTATATTTTATCAAAGAAGCCACTTTTGTTTTTTTATTAATTCTGAATGATGCAAAATATCTATTCTCTAAAAGATCTCTTTCTTTTATTAAATCATTTCTAAAATCCATTAATGGTTGCAACCAATCGTTACCAGAATTAATAAATCCTTGTAAAGATTTATCTTGAGTAACTACAGGGCAAAGTCAGCAACCTCATCTAGAATTTCCACATCCTTTTTGAAGTTTATCATCTAATGAAGAAGGACACTCTTCAACTCCAACTGATGAATCTTCATATAATATAGATAGTTTGTTATTGTTTTTTTTAAAGTATTTTAGGTTTGATTCTCCTAAATATTTTCATATATCAAACAAACTAAAGTTTTCAATCGGTGCAAATACATAACTATTATTTGTATTATTTTTTCTTAATAGTGAGTTTTCAATTTTAGTGTTTATTAATTTTAAATCTCTACTGTTTGATTCTCCAGTTCTAACTCCTAAAACGGTTAAAACATCCTTATTATTCTGATCTAATTTATTTATATACTCATTCATTGGTTTGATTTTTAATCTATCGGTACATCATCTAAAACTTTGATTTGGTAGTGGATATCCCCTTCCAATTAAATTAACTCAAAACGACTCATTATAATCAGGTAAAACCTTATGAACAATAACAGGTAAGTTATTAAGTTTACAGAATGATTTTATAATGTCTAATGATTCATTCAACTGCTTTAATACAATTGGATTTTCAATAAGTGTATCAGAACTTACAATATGAAGATCTTTATTATAAAATTTTTTATCTATTTCCAATAATGATTCAAGTATTATTTGAACTAACACACTTGAATCTTTCCCTCCTGAAAAACCTATCATTCAAGTATAATTACTATTCTTATAGATATTTTTTATATTATTTTTTGTTTCTTTTATTTTTTTAACGTGCAAATCTAGTCTATTTTCCATATACATCCTTACTCATTTTAATAATTATACTATTGTTTTCATTATATTATTTTTAAAATATAATAAGCAATTAATACTAAATAAGGTATTTATAAATAATCTTTTGATTTATTTGCTTGGTTTTATCAAAATACAAGTATTCCATATCACAATCTATAAATATACAATTTTGTAATACCGAATTACTAAATATCATATTATCTAAGTGAGAGTTATTAAATTTTACATTTTCAAACCTACATTCGCTAAAAACTGTATCGCTTAAATCAACATCATTAAAAGTCACATTTAGAAATTTACAATTCCAAAACTCTGATTTAGAAACTTCTGAATCATTAAAAACTATATTATTAAAGTAATTTTTTTCATAATTAGTATTTCTTAAATAAGAATTATATATGTTTAAACCATCTAATCTACAACTATTGAAATTTGAATAACTAAAATCTGAATTATATATATAACTTTTGAATAGAAATACATCAATTAATTCTGTATATTTTAACATGCTATTATATATTCAACAGTTTTCAATACTCCCTTTCTTAAATATATTTAATTTATAATTTATTTGATTAAAACTTGAATTAATTATACTAAAATCATAAAAATTACAATTATCTTTTAAATCTTTATCGAATTCACAGCTATCAAAACTTGTATTTTTATATATATTTGATAAATACTTCGACTCTCTAAACTTAGTGTATTTATAAGTAACTCAATAGCAAGTATTACAACTCTCTAAATTTTTTAA harbors:
- the dndC gene encoding DNA phosphorothioation system sulfurtransferase DndC, with translation MENRLDLHVKKIKETKNNIKNIYKNSNYTWMIGFSGGKDSSVLVQIILESLLEIDKKFYNKDLHIVSSDTLIENPIVLKQLNESLDIIKSFCKLNNLPVIVHKVLPDYNESFWVNLIGRGYPLPNQSFRWCTDRLKIKPMNEYINKLDQNNKDVLTVLGVRTGESNSRDLKLINTKIENSLLRKNNTNNSYVFAPIENFSLFDIWKYLGESNLKYFKKNNNKLSILYEDSSVGVEECPSSLDDKLQKGCGNSRWGCWLCPVVTQDKSLQGFINSGNDWLQPLMDFRNDLIKERDLLENRYFASFRINKKTKVASLIKYRFMDLKEKDGVYFLPKKEGRNKIIYGEYDNKNDQLSWEGKFIKVLTEDKYKELVNNNVINPYNENDITLPENIVIKLNKNKNNNKLTTVGLGPYTLSYRTKLLSKIQELNDNMKNFGVEVISDEEIGLINELFDIVKNALKKDKNSIEKIYNKVNLTMESERNAWKQK
- a CDS encoding AAA domain-containing protein, producing the protein MIKFKLTNAKFLDNVEEFKIIKTELKQNSFINSKITTKKIIIEKDLKYPDLIKEIKDVEVIIKLSVGLLVLYASLSCDYRTPLGANMFIYKYKVFKNKSYEQTKGFTKSISFNDLEPSSIEELRTLFESLINSKDFVFNISQFSDFMDIFKYYKELYNEINNNDNFVIENVSKKEYFISSTCKELFNNNNELQTIYKDFEPVYDNNEILIGYTIPSSKENINKSIQKDILTLKKIRVKKKTNIYKKITRQKENLFLSNYSEVNSNNINGLVQVELIYIKEDRDSLVLSVSYDKEIDFKYLLLYDKGQQIKIESIENSLKLIEEGNSGTAINLLEYLIGDAKMPNETIYNKINNIELYTKGLNISQTKAFLKGIDSNPITLIKGPPGTGKTHVINSIIQYITKELKERVIISSQTHIAIDNVLDKLVENKDPVIPRRITNKYNRYDLNNIDETLFDTWASKFEEYINDYQNEEIKNNILNDYKKFKGEKKISFTEKLPDDYYVIGATTTTTAISGRKGYQVLENFKWLIIDEVSKCPITEVLRYLPYVEKIILVGDDYQLSPILEFSKDDVKDLKSYDEEKFDLLEKTYIESIFSKTIKKAEESDRLVLLNENYRSTEQILSTYNVFYDNQLKCNRKDKDDKLVAFKEDQEIISNDKDVYFIEPLNGTESSSSNSTSRFNIYENEAIKVMLNYLINNVKNPQEIKISTIFPYKDQLRNFIRDNSKLINKLKIKFRSYEIDTIDAFQGKESDIVLVSTVVTDINKLNFLKDFRRINVALSRAKDKLFLFGNINLKKLVMSAPNSGKNNYLNNIIEYIESKGIKISITPNGEINYDKRDSKFKII
- a CDS encoding PD-(D/E)XK motif protein; its protein translation is MNKLSMENINILENSNGFAWGKIQSSNQYFILKQIKDFSNLPKGVKTLNKPNFSYYPSISGIGVAAKEDERAIGFPSDRLLLEIDDTKTDAEIIFLVKNCPEKIARMIYEIFLQQATENSIYDIVCELENIFGVVWKIDKKFQIGLIGELLVIQKNQKYLNELSSSYHIENIKSKKFTSKTDFQIDHNNKNINIEVKTTTSQDGMFKMKNDQVNKNINDYYAAVSIKLVKKSGQTVIDLIDWFLKIPQLASEIKDTFEEIKKSHDNRTLVRFDHKNVILKFIDTKEIPYIENHSDLIKEVTYEVNLFSFKNLTLEEIFDN
- a CDS encoding Z1 domain-containing protein, which gives rise to MSTSKARLIIDKSIKRETKFIPEKTFNLTKDKFIKDNPSYGINLLSDVIEVNMDKVIKCIDLNKSIQKVLLFGEVQSGKTNNMIFLTSMLRDKGFNKFILFTGTKNNLNIQNVSRFKESNKDCSFKDFKELNNFFLKSENCQFLYGIKQNISNLLKNFQDLSEVDYEDWKIIIIDDEADEASSEKSKVDRTVNTNIDKLLSYKTKNKLYFSVTATPYANLLSYTDSLTPDYLVPLSSSKSYCGLKEFIDNNSYIELEENLVEGLKNISYNNEKLNNFMKNTITDFLCICFKYSRNFQFLINVDSSKNKIKNLATYFRFIVNLIKIEKDDFFLNHVGGDELKEFKLYLNALKVKYTIEGINYIREDTPEIIIGGNLLSRGITFDNLLYQIMINHASPNNLTSDTLLQRARWFGYREQFIKEMKIFVTKVAKKFYEEIYYLESNIRDMYSKLYEHNSGKKEKIEELFKTMSLKWTS
- a CDS encoding ATP-binding protein, producing the protein MHENKNKIPRTNREFLGYIDKTTSHIYMISEFIDNSIQSALDYNQQHVNVNVIVNLKDEYMIIADDACGIPYDKRDIAIKNGKSEYEQGDSLNMFGVGMKMASIWFGKRLRIYTKHINDNFAYSLTLDVDELKDEDFYFTDVKNIDISKESGYKFDYKNGTIIKIDKLHLKSVHAGRYDAKMFRKGEKNTGKALEEQIACRYARFLRKGMLSINLSFINKKGNEEMSNGKSIDITKAMIPNSFISSFGKNDYEYAPGKNINTTREYKERYNILKKAYENKLQDNVGFVGLTYGDIFEKFEKQEEFKFECKIALAENEYKNYKIPFIFGFIGKNDALLKYNGLSVYQDGRAIIAGPNSKLNTLTWLSFDKALSNKSYYINNRFIGEIELDDKKIFRVDNNKMGFHGTVKEDIEKNIISVFKSNLEPIFREMLELIFHKDEQVKSDKEIKQEIERFSEIVNKNKTLEKFDVIPKELTMIDPDNDDERTISSFSVRELETANTLYNLTYNINNTEFDNDNLRIFKVESSILDGVQLLILHVNKDFYGFKKGIKDESLLVLINPIINLILCSLSTCKSDKERLNKIFQIVEILHNVD